A segment of the Nostoc sp. TCL26-01 genome:
TGCCTCAAGAAATTTACCTCGCTAAAGCGAGAAACGCTATAATTCGTCAGAGTATCTGATGTACATTGAGAAAGGGTAATGTCTAACAACAAGACCCTGCGTGTCTACGCCTTTTAAGATACATGACATCTATTCTGCTGAACAATCGCTATCAAGTTATTCAGGTACTCGGTGCTGGTGGGTTTGGAGAAACCTTTTTGGCGGAAGATACCCATATGCCTTCCCGCCGTCGCTGCGTGATTAAGCAACTCAAACCCATCGCTAATGACCCACAAACCTATGAAATGATGCAACAGAGGTTTGAGAGGGAAGCCGCAACTTTAGAGTTTCTGGGTGAACATAGTGACCAAATTCCCAGACTTCATGCTTATTTTTCAGAGAATGGGCAGTTTTACTTAGTTCAAGAATGGGTTCATGGTCAAACCTTGAGAGATTTGGTTGACACCAACGGATATCAGAGTGAAAGTACTGTGCGGGCGATTTTGTTGAGTTTGTTGTCAGTATTAGATTACGTCCACAGTAAAGGCATTATTCACCGGGATATCAAGCCTGATAATATTATTCTTCGTGGTGTTGATCAAAAACCAGTTTTAATTGATTTTGGTGCAGTTAAGGAAACGATTCGATCAGTAGCTAGTTCTCCAGGATATGTTACGCGATCGCTGGTGATTGGGACACCAGGATATATGCCTAGTGAACAAGCCATCGGTAGACCAGTGTACGCCAGCGATATCTACAGTTTAGGTTTGACAGCAATTTATCTATTAACTGGCAAAAACCCAGAAGAACTACAAACTAACTTGCAAACTGGGGAGATTCTCTGGCAAAATTATGCACCGCATATTTCTGCTGATTTAGCAATGGTGTTAAATCAGGCAATTAAACCCCAAGCAGGCGATCGCTACAGTACTGCCAGTAAAATGCTGTATGCTTTATCTACCACTACACCTGCAACCATCCCTCCCACTAATCCACCCACCCAACAAACCCAAGCATTAGCTACTCCCCAAATCCAGCCTCAACGCGACAAACAAAGGTCGATTTGGATGTTTGCTAGTTTACTCATAGGTGGTTTAATAGCTGGGGTAGCTCTATCTACGCTGACTCGTCAATCACCATCTGAAGCACCTATTGTCAATGATGCTATCCCCTCACCAGCATCTCCGACTCCCATTGCCACATCCACAACCCCTGCTGTTGTTACTCAGGAACCAAGTAGTACTTTATCACCACGTCAAAACCGTCCTATAAACTCCAGTCCTCCCCCGATATCAACACCAGAAAACGAACCCATCACCACAGATAATCCCACATCTCCAGTCCAACCAACATCACCACCAGAAATAGAAAACCGCACTGTTGTCGTACCTACAACGGAGGCTAATTTACCATCACCAAAAAAGCCTCAAAACGAAAACCAAGCAAGTACAAACAGGCCAAGCGTCCCCGCATTTCCCACAGGGACATCAAGAAGCACGGTAGAGGCAAGTCTCGGAAAGCCAAATAGAGATTTACGAGGCGTTTGGGGTAATACCCGTGCTGTCGTTTATGAATTAGTTCCTAACCAAGTTGACTTGGGCTATTTATTTGATCGTCAATCTGGTGTACTAAAACAAACAGAAGTCAGTTTTGCCCAATCTGTAGATCCCCAAGTCATGCAAGCTACGTTAAATGGGATGTTAAATGGACAAGCCAGCACCAAAATACAGCAAGGATTACAACAAATACAACAACGCCAGTTAGATAATTTTAGTTTTAGTGCAGGTGCAGTGAAAGGGCAGATCGTGCGGCAAAATTGTGATTTGATTTACATCAGTATTTGGGATGCAGATTTACATGATTTTGTCAGTCCGTCGTCAGCTAAACAGTGTTGACAAGAGGCTAGTTTTCATTATTAAATCTCTTGTACAAAAATCTTACTGGGAGGTTTATAGCGTTTCCCAGTTAAGCGATGTACATATTTTTTAGTCAACAGAGGCTACCCGCATTTCTCAGAAGCAGTAGGGGCGGGTTAACAAATATGCTGACATGATTCACTAATATTTCACTTAACCCGCCCTTACGACCTCTGGACTAGACTGGTGTATTTCCTCGGCATGAAAATCGCTATAATAGCTTTTATTAGCTTACAACATAATGATAAAGCAAGTTTGTTGAATTAAGTTACATAATTCAACAATTTCAAAGGTGTGATTCCTATTTATGTTTTGGACAAATTTGTTGAATTAATCTATCAGTAGTCTTAAAAAAATTAACGTCTAGACGGTCTACAACCTGATTTGCACCATCAACACCATAAAGTTGAATAATCATATCAGTAAGTTTTTTAATTGCACTATTTTTTGACTCATTACGGCTTCTACCACCAGCCTCTCTCCAATCACAATATTGTTCAGCATATATATAAGCAAAACCACCCAACTTTTCTTGTGTTATTTGAACAGAAGGTTTTTTCTGAGGTTGAAATTGCGATATAGGAGAGGGAGCAATAGTAGATTGTTTATTAATTGAAGATACTCCGCACATTCCATTTAAATTAATTAAATTTCCTTGAGAGTCTTCCATAAAACAGTAGGGAATATCTTCCCCTACGGCTCTTTGTGACATGGGAGATAAAATAGTAGCAATAGATATTAATGAAATAATTAACCTATAACTACCGATACGAATACATGAACAAAAATGTTTGGTAGGCATAATGCTCCTAATTCTAGCTTTTTATATTTTTAAATTCGCCAAATACAGACAGAGATTAATGAGAGTAAAAAGTATTCACTAGAGACTTTTACCAACCTCTTGCGTGTACACTTCTACAAACATAAACCATTGCTTTACCAGCAGGAGAGTTTGGAGAAAAAGACATTTCCTCACTTTCTTTTTTCTCTGTCAGTAGATGACCACTACGGCTATAAGCCGCACCACCTTCGTAAAATAGTCTAGTTTCTCCACAGGAAGCATAATAGGAAAGTTCATACATTGCTGTGTCAGTTAGGGTATACAGCTTAAAGTAAGTTCCTTCAATCTTTTCTGTATCTAAAAAAAGATATTCACCTTTCTCCGTTTCACCTACTTTGATATATCGAGAGTCTTGAGCAAAAACACTTCCATTTACCAAAGATAAAGCTGCTGTAATAACTCCAACTGCTGCCATAGCTAACTTTCTAGACATAAAACTTTACCAGATACTTTTTTAAATCATGTCTTTTAGCAATTGTTAACAACCTCAGTATTTTTGTCTAATTTTATACGATTTTTCCGTGAAGCTTACTTAATGTAATTGGCTATATATAGAGGTCAAATGAGCATCCGTGCAGAATACTATCTCAACAGCCAACGGTAGGAGTAGAGATAGAGGTATTTTGATCAGTATTTTTTATACCTACCCAGTTGCTAGCAATTGGCATTCGCCAGCCAGTACCGAAGGCGCGGTCGGTGATTTTTAAACCTGGAGGTGCTTGTCGGCGCTTAAATTCTGCCCTGGCCACCATTTGTATAACTCGGTTGACCACCACAACTTCGTGACCGGCGGCGACTATTTGCGCTGCTGATTGGTGGTGATTAATCAGGCGCTGCAAAATGTCGTCTAATATTTCATAGGGAGGTAGGGAATCTTGGTCAACTTGACCGGGTTTGAGTTCAGCGCTTGGTGGTTTGGTAATTACGTTTTGGGGAATAATTTCACCGTTGCGGTTTAGCCAGTCACACAGAGAGTAGACACGAGTTTTGGGGACATCAGCAATGACGGCTAAACCACCGTTCATGTCACCGTAGAGGGTGCAGTAACCGACTGCCATTTCTGACTTGTTGCCGGTGGATAATAATAGGTAGCCAAATTTATTAGCGATCGCCATTAATAAATTACCCCGAATCCGTGACTGAATATTTTCCTCAGCCAAACCAAATTCTGTACCAGCAAACAACCCGGCTAAACTATGATCAAAGCTTTGCATCAATTCCCCTATGGGTAATATTTGGGTTTTGATGCCCAAATTTTCTGCCAGTGCTAAAGCATCACTAATAGAATGTTCAGAACTATAAGGAGAAGGCATTAACACACCCAAGACATTTTCTTTGCCTAATGCCGCAGTGGCAATTGCCGCTACTAAAGAAGAATCGATCCCCCCACTTAAACCCAACAATACTTGAGAAAAACGACACTTTTCGGCATAGTCTCGTACTCCTAAAACTAAAGCTTGCCAAATTTCCTCATCTTCTGATGGAGATGCCGGAACAACAGAACTTAATTGTAAATCGCGTTGCCCTGCGTCAAATTCTACAGTTACTAAATCGGTGGCAAAACCATTAGCACGACATATGGTTTCGCCTTGACGATTCACAGCAAAACTGTGACCATCAAAAATCAAATCATCATTGCCACCGACTTGGTTAGCATAAATTAGTGGTTGCTGAAACCTGATAGCGCTATGTTGCAGCATGGTTTCTCGAAAGCGCGGCTTACCTAAACTGTAAGGTGATGCCGATAAATTGACAATTAAATCCACACCCAAAACTGCTAACTCAGCAATAGGATTAACTGCATAACTCCGCTTACCCCAAAATTCCTCATCGTTCCATAAATCCTCGCAAATTGTTACGCCGATTTGAATATTATCTAGAGTGAAATAATTAGCTTCTAATCCGGCTGCAAAATAGCGATGTTCATCAAAGACATCATAAGTTGGCAATAATCTTTTATGAAATGATTGCTTGATTTGGCCATTTTCCAATAAAGCCATACTATTAAATAGAGACTTATCACCAGTAATATCTGCTTGGCAATTTGGTGCAACCGTACCAACTAACACAGCTAAATTTACAGGCAAATCCCTCGCTAATTGCTGTAGAGTCATTGCCATAGCGTCTACAAAACTAGGATTGAGTAATAAATCCCGTGGAGGATAGCCACATAAAGAAAGTTCTGGTGTCAATAAAAGTCTCGCACCTTCTTTGACTGCCCGTTGTGCCATTTCCTGAATTTTCTGGGCATTTCCAGATAAGTCACCAATGATGGGGTTAATTTGAGCGATCGCAATTTTCATAATTTAGTCAATAGTCATTGGTCAATAGTCAATAGTCAATAGTCATTAGTCATTGGTCAGCATTCAGTACTCCCTCACTCCCCCACTCCCTCATTCCTAAATAAATACCAAAGGCTTATCTTTAAAGGGGGCAAAAGCTGCGGCGTTAAATTTGTATAAACTGGCTGGACGACCTGCGCCTCGTGATACTTTAATGCCGGTTTCCGATAAAAATCCTAACTTGAGAAGCCGCGCCCGAAAGTTGGAGTAATCTGAGAAGTTTTCCCCTAAAACTGTTGTGTATAACTGATATAAATCATTCAACGTAAACATTTCTGGTAAGACTTCAAAAGCAACTGGGCTATACTCTAATTTGTTGCGTAATCTTCTATGTCCATAAGCTAAAATTTCCTGATGATCAAAAGCTAATTTGGGGACTTCTTTCACTGGATACCAAGCAATACCAGTCACACCATCAGCGATTAATTCGGCTTCTTCAAATCTGACAAGGGCAAAGTAACTAACTGATAAGTAACGTACACCGTAACTATCAATTCCTTCTCTAGGATCGCGATTCGGGCCGCCAAAGGTATATAACTGTTCTAAATAGAGATTTTTCACTCTAATTTTCTCAGCCATAATGCGATAAGCAGCATCTTCTAAAGACTCTCCTTGTCGTACCAAAGTACCAGGAAGACTCCAATAATTTAAAAATGGTTCTTGCTGTCGCATTACTAACAGAACTAATAGCCGATTCTTGTCAGTATCCACAGAGAAAATTACATTATCTACACCAACCTTAAAATCGGCCAAAGGTTGTTGATTTAACGGAGTTGAAAACTTTTTGTGAGTGCGTCCTGGCATTTGTACAAATGCTGTTGATGAATATAAGCAGCTATAGGGGGTGTGAGGGCTTCCGTATCTCCGTGTTCACGATACGCGCTAGAGGAAACATCTAAACCAGTGAGACTGGCGATCGCAATTTTGCCTCCCAGATGTTGTAAGGTTTCTAGACTAGACCCATCCATTGCATATCCTGGTCGCGGTACAACCAAGAGTTGCACCTGCTGTAATAATTCTTCAATTCGATACCAGCGCGGTAACTGACTCAATAAATCTGAACCAATTACCAAAGTAAATTCTGTCTCTACAGGCCAGCGTAATTTCGCTTTTTCCAATGTTTCCAAGGTTCTAAAGCTACTTAATTCCTGTTCTAGCGCAATATTCTGTCTCAGTGTGTCAATATCCGCAATCAACAGTTGCAACATCGCCGCCCGATGTGCTAACAATGTCTGGTGAGATTTAAACGGATTATCAGCAGCCCAAACTGCTACATAATCATAATGCTCAGACAACCACCGCAGAATCTTTTGATGTCCAGCCGTCGGCGGGTCTGCACTAGTCCCAAATAAAGCGATTTTGTTCATAGTTATTAGTCAATGGTCAATGGTCAATAGTCAATAGTCAATAGTCAATAGTCATTGGTCATTAGCATTTCTTCTTCTCCCCTGCACCCCTCACTCCCCTTTACTCGTTTGTTCTGTCAAATCACCTAACGTACTGGCAATCTCCACTGGTACTGAGATGGGATGATTTAGATGTCTTGTTTGTTCTGGTAGGCTGGCTACTGAATTAGCTGTGCGTTGGCGAATTGCAGCTATGGTTTCTGGTGGTTGGAGTCGTTGTCCTGCTTTGACTACTAGTTGCAACAGGGGTGTTTCGCCAGTGTGGGGTGTATCGGTAATTAATCCCAGTCTGTCGGCTTTGATTTGTCCGTCTGTAAATGACCTAAAAATTTGTTTGCGTCCTGGGTATGTTACCTTACCACTGGACTTTTTCATCACGGGAATGTTGTCAACTTCTACGAGTTTATAGACTCCATTGACGGGGGAACCTGTGACTAGTTTGGTTCCTAGTCCGTAACCATCGATCTCTGCACCTGCGGCTTTGAGTTTGGCGATTTCCCATTCATCTAAGTCACCACTAGCAAAAATTGTCACCTCTGGTAGGAGCGATCGCACTTTTTTTGATAAGTCCACTAAATCGCCAGAATCCAGTCTGACACCAGATAATGTCATTTTGCCAGCATTGACTTGTGTTGCTAATTTCTGGGCAGCCGCCACCGTATCATAAGTATCAATTAATAATGGCGCACCGGGAAAATAGCGATGGAATGCAGTAAAGGCTTGTTCTTCACTACCTTCCATCGCTGACAACGCCATAACCAAGGCGTGAGCCATCGTACCACTTGGTTGTTGTCCCAGTTGTAGCGCTGCTAACACATTGGAGGTGGCATCTAATCCGCCGGCTAAGGCTGCTCGTGCTGCCCATAAAGAGCCTTGGGGACTAAATGCTCGTCTTGTGCCAAATTCTAAAAGTGTGGCTTGTTCACCCGCTACATCCCGGATACGGGCTGCTTTTGTGGCTACTAAGGTTTGGTAGTTCAGTGTATTTAATAGATAGGTTTCTACTAACTGTGCTTGCCAAAGCGGTGCTTCCACCCGTAACAGTGGTTCGTTGGCAAACACTGCTGTCCCTTCCGGAACTGCCCAGACATCCCCAGTAAAACGTCCTTCTCTTAGCAATGACCAAAATTGTTCACCTGCTTGGGCAAAAATGCCTGTGGCTTGTAATGCAGCTATCTGTGCTGGGCTAAAGCTTAACTTTTCTAAATATTCCAGGGCTTGTGCTAAACCCATCGCTATTAAATAGCCAAAACCTTCTGGCGATCGCCTAACGAATAACTCAAAGCTAGCCCTTTTTTGTTCTACGCCTTCGCCTACATAACAAGCCGCCATTGTTAACTGATACAAGTCGGTTAACAGGCTGTAATCAGCAGCAGAGACGTTGAGTTCTGAGTTCTGGTGGATATCCCTGGTGGGGAAAGTCATCATGGCAGAGCTTCCTTAAAAGAATGCTTCTCCTTATTATGGTAGTTTTTACCATAAATATTGTCAAGTATAAAAATAATCAGAATGTAAGTCACGATAAAATCAGGCTTTCATCACCTTGAAATGATAAATCCATCTATTAATTTATATATTTTAATAGTTAATATTGATAATATTATTGGCTCAAAGGGTGAGAAACGAGATCACAAAGAATTTTGATGTTTGGTTATGGGTTTGTAGAGATATGTCTATTCTTAGGACTTTAAAAACTCATGTTTTTGGGTTAAAATCTAAATAGAAACTGTCAAGCAACTACAGTTTTAAGTATTGCAAACCTATCTGAAAAATTGTTGCATATGTTCTCAATATATTGAGAACTAGATTTAAAAAAGAGAATTGGCATTAAAGTAAAGAAATCAAGAGAAACTGACTCAAAAAGGAGTCAAATAATATGGCTATTTCTAAAATGCTTGCTGGCATCGCTCAATATATTTCAGATATTTCTGCGGCCATAATGCGGATTTTTAGCCCCACAGATGATGCTTATCCAAATATAGGCGTACAACCATTTACAGGTTCGCCATACAAAAAACGCACAGCAGATGCTTGGTAAACAAAACAGTAGTTTACCCAGAATTAGTCTTGAAAAGTTTGCTCAATGCGGGGAACCCGCGCACGCAACTTTCCGCAAAATTCAAAATTCAAAAATGATTGCAAGTTATCCTTTGGTAGACACAGTTTCTCATGCCTACCAAAGGTTTTTTATTATAGGGATTGGGGACTGGGGACTGGGAACTGGGGACTGGGGATTAGAGACAAAAATGAGTGATTAAACAAGTATTTAATATTTAAAACAACTGCGTACACATCAACCCTTTTTCTTTCTCATGGCTTATTACCCAATACCCAATACCCAATACCCAATACCCAATACCCATTTTCACTGCCTCCAAGGAATCTCAATCACAAATTCTGTACCTTGGCCAAGTTGAGAGTGACATTGCAATTTTCCACCATGTTTTTCGGTGATGATTTGGTAACTCAGGGACATTCCCATACCTGTTCCTTTGCCTACAGGTTTAGTAGTAAAAAATGGATTAAACACTTTTGTTTGAATTTCTTCTGTCATCCCCATACCATTGTCAGCGATCGCAATTTTCACCCAATGAGAACTACACACTGAAGTCCTAATATTAATTGTCGGGTTTTCCCTATTTCCTACGTCCCATTCTTTACTATTCATTCCCTCTTCTAAAGCATCAAGAGCATTTGCCAAAATATTCATAAATACCTGATTAAGTTGTCCAGCATAACATTCTACCAATGGCAAATCACCGTATTCTTTAATAATTTGAATTCCTGGACGGTTTGATTGTTCCTTGAGGCGATGTTGTAAAATCATCAGAGTACTATCAATACCTGCGTGGATATCTACTGCTTTAAACTCAGCTTCATCCATGCGCGAAAAGGTACGTAAAGACAAGACAATTTGCCGGATGCGTTGAGTACCAATTTTCATGGAGTTTAAGATTTTTGGTAAGTCATCTTTAATGTATTCCAGGTCAATTTCCTCAAACAATGCCTGAAATTCTGAGTCATAATTGGTAGTTTTTTGTTGATAAAATTGAATAACTCGTAAGAGGTCTTGACTATGTTCTTCAATATAGTTGAGATTACCGTGAATAAAATTGACAGGATTATTAATTTCGTGAGCGACTCCAGCAACTAATTGTCCAAGACTGGACATTTTTTCTGCTTGAATCATTTGTGTATGAGTACGTTTGAGTTCTTGTAGAGTTTGTTCTAAATCTTGTGTTTGTTGTCTGAGTTGGGCTTCAATTTGTTTACGCTCACTAATATCTCGTACCACAGAAAGGGCGTGAGGCTTGCCATTATAGTCAAACAATTTACCTGTGACTTCTATATCAAAACAAGTGCCATCTTTGCGAACATCTGTTGCTTGAGCATGAAACTCACCTCCAGCCTTAACTGTTTTGATAAATTCTGCTAGTGTTTCATAGGAATTAGGATGAATATAATCTGTAGGATTAAGCGTGGAAAATTCCACCTGAGAATAGCCGTGCATTTGGCAAAAAGCCGGATTAACAGCCACAATTTTACCCGTATCTAAATTGAGAACACTAATACCATCGCTGACAGTCTCAAAAATACTGCGATACTGAATTTCTTGTTGATGTAAAGCTGCTTCTTTGGCTTTATACTCAGATACATCTCGTGCTACAGCATAAACTAAATCATCATGAGCAACAGAAGTCCAAGATAACCAACAGTAAGAACCATCTTTGCGACGATAGCGATTTTCAAATCGAAAAACCCGCACACCTTGACTCAACTTTCCCATTTCTGCCAATGTAGCTGCTCGGTCATCAGGATGTACCATATCCATGAAAGCAGTTGACAGTAGTTCTTTTTGAGAGTACCCAAGGATTTTTTCACCCGCCAGATTCATTTGCTTAAAATAGCCATCGAAGCCGGCAATGCAAAGTATATCAACAGAAATATCAAAGAATTGTGAAAAGTTGCGATATTTATTCAGTTCTTGCTCAAGTTGGGTGATGGTAGCACTGAATTCATCTCTAGATTCGATGTTCATCTGTATCTACCTCCAGTGGAAAGTTTGCTAGCACAAATGGACAACTTTAGTATTCCCCATCTGTGAATTCAAAATTAATTTTAAAATTAGTATAAAAGGCGCACAGCTAGCTGTGCGCCCTTATGATCATCCATGTGTTACCAAAATTATCGAACAGAATTCAGAAGTCAGAATTCAGAATGAATAAGGGTTGAGGAATATTAGCTGACTCATCAAATATGAGAATTTGAACTATTCTGACTGCTGTATTCTGACGGATGTATCCTTACCTTTTACTGAAGTGAGTCAATCAAGGTTTACTAGAATTTTCTAACAAAGACTTTTGCTGTAACCAATCCTTACCGACCTTAATACTAATATCTGATTCTAGAGTACCAGTACTTTCTACTCGGACTTCACCAAAACCTAAAATATTGCGAATAGATTCAGCGCTATTGCCATCACCTTGTTGGGCAACAATATTAGTCACATCCAGTGGTTCAGACCAGGGTTTAGATATATAAATATGACGATAACCGGCTTTTTCTAAAGCCGAGATGAGAGGACGTAGTTGAGAGCGATCGCTACCTGTGCTATCTTGAATTGCTACTTTGATCGCAGTTGGTTCACTCAACGAGTTTTCAGAAGCTGAGGCCAGACCAAAATGCTGTGCCATGACTTTAGCAATCCCATCTTTATTGGGTAGCCAATAGCTCGCGTTATATTCTCCCTGTTCACTGAATCGCCCAGGCAACATTAACATTTGCATATTAGCGCGATTAGTCCGGACACCAAAGCCCACCAGTGCTACCAATTCCTCGACTGTCAAGTTAGTGTCAATGTTGTCTTTAACCACATTGAGAATTTTTGGTAACTGCGTCACAGTTACTGGGTTGAGAGTTTGCTCAATTAAAGCCCGAATCACCATCTGCTGACGTTGAATCCGGCCGATATCTCCCAACTCATCATGACGATAACGCAGTAACTGCATAGCTTGATCGCCGTTGAGATGCTGCTTCCCGGCTTTAAGATTGATGTACAAGTGTTGGGAATCATCTTGATACTTCAAATCCTTGGGAACATAGACAGTGACTCCTCCCAAAGCATCAATCAGTTTAGCCACACCGAGAACGTTAATCCGAATATAGCGATCAATCCCCGCACCACCTAAAAGATTACTAACTGTGGTGGCTGTTAGAGCTGGCCCTCCATCCACATTAGCCGCATTAATTTTTTTAATCCCATGCCCTTCTATCTCTGTACGAGTATCCCTGGGGATAGAGAGCATCGCAATTTTTTTCGTCTCTGGGTCAAACTTAACCAAAAGCATGACATCAGCCAAACCATCAAAGGAGTTTACCTGGGGCAAGTATCGGAGATTTTTAGTGTCACTGGGAGGATTTTGGATATCTGGTGGCAGAACACTCATTCCCATGACCAACAGATTCACCGGACGAGTTAATTCTGAGAAACGTAACCCACCACCAGCAATGCGATCGCCATCAAACACAGCTTCTTCTTGGGGGCTGAGTTGGGCTTGCTGCAACGGCGTACTA
Coding sequences within it:
- a CDS encoding protein kinase, whose amino-acid sequence is MTSILLNNRYQVIQVLGAGGFGETFLAEDTHMPSRRRCVIKQLKPIANDPQTYEMMQQRFEREAATLEFLGEHSDQIPRLHAYFSENGQFYLVQEWVHGQTLRDLVDTNGYQSESTVRAILLSLLSVLDYVHSKGIIHRDIKPDNIILRGVDQKPVLIDFGAVKETIRSVASSPGYVTRSLVIGTPGYMPSEQAIGRPVYASDIYSLGLTAIYLLTGKNPEELQTNLQTGEILWQNYAPHISADLAMVLNQAIKPQAGDRYSTASKMLYALSTTTPATIPPTNPPTQQTQALATPQIQPQRDKQRSIWMFASLLIGGLIAGVALSTLTRQSPSEAPIVNDAIPSPASPTPIATSTTPAVVTQEPSSTLSPRQNRPINSSPPPISTPENEPITTDNPTSPVQPTSPPEIENRTVVVPTTEANLPSPKKPQNENQASTNRPSVPAFPTGTSRSTVEASLGKPNRDLRGVWGNTRAVVYELVPNQVDLGYLFDRQSGVLKQTEVSFAQSVDPQVMQATLNGMLNGQASTKIQQGLQQIQQRQLDNFSFSAGAVKGQIVRQNCDLIYISIWDADLHDFVSPSSAKQC
- a CDS encoding NAD+ synthase; the encoded protein is MKIAIAQINPIIGDLSGNAQKIQEMAQRAVKEGARLLLTPELSLCGYPPRDLLLNPSFVDAMAMTLQQLARDLPVNLAVLVGTVAPNCQADITGDKSLFNSMALLENGQIKQSFHKRLLPTYDVFDEHRYFAAGLEANYFTLDNIQIGVTICEDLWNDEEFWGKRSYAVNPIAELAVLGVDLIVNLSASPYSLGKPRFRETMLQHSAIRFQQPLIYANQVGGNDDLIFDGHSFAVNRQGETICRANGFATDLVTVEFDAGQRDLQLSSVVPASPSEDEEIWQALVLGVRDYAEKCRFSQVLLGLSGGIDSSLVAAIATAALGKENVLGVLMPSPYSSEHSISDALALAENLGIKTQILPIGELMQSFDHSLAGLFAGTEFGLAEENIQSRIRGNLLMAIANKFGYLLLSTGNKSEMAVGYCTLYGDMNGGLAVIADVPKTRVYSLCDWLNRNGEIIPQNVITKPPSAELKPGQVDQDSLPPYEILDDILQRLINHHQSAAQIVAAGHEVVVVNRVIQMVARAEFKRRQAPPGLKITDRAFGTGWRMPIASNWVGIKNTDQNTSISTPTVGC
- a CDS encoding NUDIX domain-containing protein produces the protein MPGRTHKKFSTPLNQQPLADFKVGVDNVIFSVDTDKNRLLVLLVMRQQEPFLNYWSLPGTLVRQGESLEDAAYRIMAEKIRVKNLYLEQLYTFGGPNRDPREGIDSYGVRYLSVSYFALVRFEEAELIADGVTGIAWYPVKEVPKLAFDHQEILAYGHRRLRNKLEYSPVAFEVLPEMFTLNDLYQLYTTVLGENFSDYSNFRARLLKLGFLSETGIKVSRGAGRPASLYKFNAAAFAPFKDKPLVFI
- a CDS encoding nicotinate-nucleotide adenylyltransferase, with the protein product MNKIALFGTSADPPTAGHQKILRWLSEHYDYVAVWAADNPFKSHQTLLAHRAAMLQLLIADIDTLRQNIALEQELSSFRTLETLEKAKLRWPVETEFTLVIGSDLLSQLPRWYRIEELLQQVQLLVVPRPGYAMDGSSLETLQHLGGKIAIASLTGLDVSSSAYREHGDTEALTPPIAAYIHQQHLYKCQDALTKSFQLR
- a CDS encoding nicotinate phosphoribosyltransferase, producing MMTFPTRDIHQNSELNVSAADYSLLTDLYQLTMAACYVGEGVEQKRASFELFVRRSPEGFGYLIAMGLAQALEYLEKLSFSPAQIAALQATGIFAQAGEQFWSLLREGRFTGDVWAVPEGTAVFANEPLLRVEAPLWQAQLVETYLLNTLNYQTLVATKAARIRDVAGEQATLLEFGTRRAFSPQGSLWAARAALAGGLDATSNVLAALQLGQQPSGTMAHALVMALSAMEGSEEQAFTAFHRYFPGAPLLIDTYDTVAAAQKLATQVNAGKMTLSGVRLDSGDLVDLSKKVRSLLPEVTIFASGDLDEWEIAKLKAAGAEIDGYGLGTKLVTGSPVNGVYKLVEVDNIPVMKKSSGKVTYPGRKQIFRSFTDGQIKADRLGLITDTPHTGETPLLQLVVKAGQRLQPPETIAAIRQRTANSVASLPEQTRHLNHPISVPVEIASTLGDLTEQTSKGE
- a CDS encoding nicotinate phosphoribosyltransferase; translation: MAISKMLAGIAQYISDISAAIMRIFSPTDDAYPNIGVQPFTGSPYKKRTADAW
- a CDS encoding PAS domain S-box protein, coding for MNIESRDEFSATITQLEQELNKYRNFSQFFDISVDILCIAGFDGYFKQMNLAGEKILGYSQKELLSTAFMDMVHPDDRAATLAEMGKLSQGVRVFRFENRYRRKDGSYCWLSWTSVAHDDLVYAVARDVSEYKAKEAALHQQEIQYRSIFETVSDGISVLNLDTGKIVAVNPAFCQMHGYSQVEFSTLNPTDYIHPNSYETLAEFIKTVKAGGEFHAQATDVRKDGTCFDIEVTGKLFDYNGKPHALSVVRDISERKQIEAQLRQQTQDLEQTLQELKRTHTQMIQAEKMSSLGQLVAGVAHEINNPVNFIHGNLNYIEEHSQDLLRVIQFYQQKTTNYDSEFQALFEEIDLEYIKDDLPKILNSMKIGTQRIRQIVLSLRTFSRMDEAEFKAVDIHAGIDSTLMILQHRLKEQSNRPGIQIIKEYGDLPLVECYAGQLNQVFMNILANALDALEEGMNSKEWDVGNRENPTINIRTSVCSSHWVKIAIADNGMGMTEEIQTKVFNPFFTTKPVGKGTGMGMSLSYQIITEKHGGKLQCHSQLGQGTEFVIEIPWRQ
- a CDS encoding LCP family protein — encoded protein: MTSQRTSAEGNQSSNAPNSSDKNSPNAKSGRWLWFWMGMSGIAMVSATAGALLAVSLTSTPLQQAQLSPQEEAVFDGDRIAGGGLRFSELTRPVNLLVMGMSVLPPDIQNPPSDTKNLRYLPQVNSFDGLADVMLLVKFDPETKKIAMLSIPRDTRTEIEGHGIKKINAANVDGGPALTATTVSNLLGGAGIDRYIRINVLGVAKLIDALGGVTVYVPKDLKYQDDSQHLYINLKAGKQHLNGDQAMQLLRYRHDELGDIGRIQRQQMVIRALIEQTLNPVTVTQLPKILNVVKDNIDTNLTVEELVALVGFGVRTNRANMQMLMLPGRFSEQGEYNASYWLPNKDGIAKVMAQHFGLASASENSLSEPTAIKVAIQDSTGSDRSQLRPLISALEKAGYRHIYISKPWSEPLDVTNIVAQQGDGNSAESIRNILGFGEVRVESTGTLESDISIKVGKDWLQQKSLLENSSKP